The region ATTCCGGCGTCAGCCACTCGTAGTCGCCGCGAGCGGGGTCCCAATAGTGCTGGTGGGCATCGATAGGCATCGTCAGGTCAGTCCTCTGGCGCGGGCGCGCGGCGGTCGAGCAAGCCTTGCTCGCGCAACGCGGACCACAGCGCGGCGGGGATCGGCTGCTCGAACGACGCGACGTTCTCGCGCAATTCGTCGACACTGCGCGCGCCGGTCAACACGGTGGCGACCGCCGGGTGCGCATACGGAAACTGCAAGGCAGCGGCAGCAAGCGGCACGCCATGCTCGCGGCACACTGCTTCCAGCCGCGCGACGCGCTCGATCACTTCGCGCGGCGCGGTGCCGTAATTGAATTTCAGATCGCCCTCGACACCGCGCGCCAGAATGCCGGAATTGAACGCGCCGCCTAACAGGATGCTGACGCCGCGTGCTTCGCAGGCGGGCAGCAGGTCGTCGAGCGTGGTCTGTTCGAGGAGCGTATAACGGCCCGCGAGCAACGCGCAATCGATATCGAATTCGGCCATCGCATCGAGAATGACCGCGCCTTCGTTGACGCCGAGTCCCACCGCCTTGATCGCGCCCGACGAGCGCAGCGCATCCAGCGCGCGGAAGCCGCCGCCTTCGGTCAATTGCCGCCAATAGTGCGGATGCTGGTCGCCGTGTGTGACACGGCCGATGTCGTGCACCAGCAGCATGTCGATATCGACGATGCCCAGGCGCTGCTGGCTGTCCTCGAACGAACGCAGAATGCCGTCGTGCGTGTAGTCGTAGATCGCTTCGAACGGCAGCGGGTTCTGCCAGCCTTCCTTGTCGTCGAACGGCGAGGTGCGCGGCACGAAGCGGCGCCCCACCTTGGTGGACAACACGTAATCGCCGCGTGGATAGTGGCGCAGCGCATGACCCAGCCGATGCTCGGCCTTCGTGTTGCCATAGTGCGGTGCGGTATCGAAGTAGCGCACGCCCGCGTCCCACGCGGCGGCGATGGTGGCATGCGCCTCTTCGTCGGAGAGATCGCGGTAGAGGCCGCCGAGCGGCGCCGTGCCGAGTCCCAACCCGCCCACCTGCAGCGCGCCGCGACCGACGCGGCGACGCTGCGCGAGCTTCGAACCGATCGATGTGGTCATGGAACGCGTCTCCTGTTTCTTGACTTTTTAACATGCGCGGACGAGATGTGCCCGCGAGCTGACATTCGCTCGATGACGCAAGCGCTTTTGGCTGAATCGCTGAATCGCTGAATCGCTTCGGCGCTTCGGCGCTTCGGCGCTTCGGTGCTTCGGCGCAATGGCGCGTTGGTGAATTAACGCGCTTCCACCGCGACGACCCGCCGCGCCGGCGCCACGTTCGACGGCAGACAGGCCGGCCCGACCGGTTCGAAGGTCTTGTAGGTCAGGATAAATTCCTGGTGCCCGAGCGTTTCCGACTTAGACGCCGCGCCGTTCGACACCGCCACCGTGTGCTCGAACACTTCGCGGCCCACTTCGTCGAGCGTGCCGCGTCCTTCGAGAATCCGGCCCGCGTCGATGTCCATGTCGCCGGACAGATTGCGATACGTCGCCGGATTCGCGCACACCTTGATGACCGGCGAGATCGCCGAGCCGACCACCGAGCCGCGGCCGGTGGTGAACAGAATCACGTGCGCACCGCACGCGATCAGCTCGCCGATCTCCGCGTTATCGCTGATGTTCGGGAAGCCGAAGCGCGGTTCGCCGTCCGGCACCACGTCGAGCAGATAGAGGCCGCCGGTCGGCGGAATATCGCCGGGTTTGACGATGCCGACGATCGGCGACGCACCGCTTTTCGCGTAAGCCCCAAGCGACTTTTCTTCCTGCGTGGTGAGGCCGCCGTCCGCATTGCCGACCGCGAAGCTGCCGTGGCCGAGAATCGAGTAATAACGCGCGGCCTTCTCGACGCACGCGACGATTTCATCGCCGAGTTCCGGCCGTGCCGCGCGCGTCTTCATATGAAACTCGCAGCCCACCAGTTCGCCGGTTTCCTCGAACAGACAGGTCGCGCCCGCCTCGATCAGATGATCGAACGCGCGGCCCACCGCCGGGTTGGCCGTGATGCCGCTGGTGCCGTCCGAGCCGCCGCAGATCGTACCGACGATCAACTCGCTCAGCGCCATCGGCACCTTGCGTTGCGCGGCCAGCTCACCGCGCACGCCGCGAATCCAGTCGACGCCGTATTGAATCGTGCTGCGCGTGCCGCCTTTCTCCTGGATGGTCAGCAC is a window of Paraburkholderia sp. D15 DNA encoding:
- a CDS encoding UxaA family hydrolase, giving the protein MTDTSVATAGAPPMLQGYLRNDGRKGIRNVVAVAYLVECAHHVAREIVAQFREPLDAFDDPSAEREPPVHLIGFPGCYPNGYAETMLERLATHPNVGAVLFVSLGCESMNKHYLVDAVRASGRPVEVLTIQEKGGTRSTIQYGVDWIRGVRGELAAQRKVPMALSELIVGTICGGSDGTSGITANPAVGRAFDHLIEAGATCLFEETGELVGCEFHMKTRAARPELGDEIVACVEKAARYYSILGHGSFAVGNADGGLTTQEEKSLGAYAKSGASPIVGIVKPGDIPPTGGLYLLDVVPDGEPRFGFPNISDNAEIGELIACGAHVILFTTGRGSVVGSAISPVIKVCANPATYRNLSGDMDIDAGRILEGRGTLDEVGREVFEHTVAVSNGAASKSETLGHQEFILTYKTFEPVGPACLPSNVAPARRVVAVEAR
- a CDS encoding aldo/keto reductase → MTTSIGSKLAQRRRVGRGALQVGGLGLGTAPLGGLYRDLSDEEAHATIAAAWDAGVRYFDTAPHYGNTKAEHRLGHALRHYPRGDYVLSTKVGRRFVPRTSPFDDKEGWQNPLPFEAIYDYTHDGILRSFEDSQQRLGIVDIDMLLVHDIGRVTHGDQHPHYWRQLTEGGGFRALDALRSSGAIKAVGLGVNEGAVILDAMAEFDIDCALLAGRYTLLEQTTLDDLLPACEARGVSILLGGAFNSGILARGVEGDLKFNYGTAPREVIERVARLEAVCREHGVPLAAAALQFPYAHPAVATVLTGARSVDELRENVASFEQPIPAALWSALREQGLLDRRAPAPED